Proteins encoded together in one Carya illinoinensis cultivar Pawnee chromosome 3, C.illinoinensisPawnee_v1, whole genome shotgun sequence window:
- the LOC122302672 gene encoding ras-related protein RABB1b-like, which translates to MSYDYLFKYIIIGDTGVGKSCLLLQFTDKRFQPVHDLTIGVEFGARMVTIDGRPIKLQIWDTAGQESFRSITRSYYRGAAGALLVYDITRRETFNHLASWLEDARQHANPNMTIMLVGNKSDLGHRRAVSKEEGEQFAKENGLLFLEASARTAQNVEEAFIRTAAKILQNIQEGVFDVSNESSGIKVGYGRSQGPSGARDGTVAERGGCCAN; encoded by the exons ATGTCTTACGACTACCTCTTCAAGTACATCATCATCGGCGACacag GTGTAGGGAAGTCGTGCCTGCTCTTGCAATTCACGGACAAAAGATTCCAGCCCGTTCATGATCTCACCATCGGTGTTGAGTTCGGAGCTCGAATGGTCACCATCGACGGCCGTCCCATCAAGCTTCAGATTTGGGATACT GCTGGGCAAGAATCTTTCCGGTCCATCACTAGATCTTACTACAGAGGAGCAGCTGGAGCACTTTTGGTATATGACATAACCAG GAGAGAGACATTTAATCATCTGGCAAGCTGGCTAGAGGATGCTCGGCAGCATGCAAATCCCAACATGACAATCATGCTCGTAGGGAATAAGAGCGATCTTGGACATCGGAGGGCTGTTAGCAAGGAGGAAGGAGAACAATTTGCAAAGGAAAATGGACTTTTATTCTTGGAGGCATCTGCAAGAACAGCTCAAAATGTTGAAGAG GCTTTCATAAGGACTGCTGCAAAAATCCTTCAGAATATTCAGGAAGGTGTATTTGATGTATCCAACGAG TCATCTGGCATCAAGGTTGGGTATGGGCGTTCCCAAGGTCCATCGGGGGCGAGAGATGGAACAGTGGCTGAGAGAGGTGGATGTTGCGCTAATTGA
- the LOC122302669 gene encoding pre-rRNA-processing protein ESF2 codes for MDDKERDFDSPHSDGSPNVQKNKKKKRLFNEAEEVCNDVSARTNKKKKKKRFLVEAGKAEDGQEVNGESLTKEEEEHEVNGIGLPVEENSESDIERASSRKNKRKKRLLKEIAAANRRGVCYLSRIPPHMDHVTLRQILSQFGELQRIYLTPENPTAQAHRKRAGKFQQQVFSEGWVEFTDKRVAKRVANMLNGEQIGGRKRSSFYYDLWNIKYLSKFKWDDLTAEIAYKSAVREQKLALEISAAKKERDFYLSKVDKSRALNSIERRLEKKQKLKQGVGMNSELPVSQRVAKVIRHFPQKQPVADNGGRAKPQLSKDILGGVFGGS; via the exons ATGGATGACAAAGAACGCGATTTTGATTCTCCACACTCAGACGGAAGTCCCAAtgtgcagaaaaataaaaagaagaagcgGTTATTCAATGAAGCAGAAGAGGTTTGCAATGATGTAAGCGCAAGaacaaataagaagaagaagaaaaagcgTTTTTTGGTAGAAGCCGGGAAGGCTGAAGATGGACAGGAGGTTAACGGAGAGAGTCTTACAAAGGAGGAGGAAGAACACGAGGTTAATGGAATTGGTTTGCCGGTCGAGGAAAATTCGGAATCGGACATTGAGAGGGCAAGTAGccggaaaaataaaaggaagaagagaTTATTGAAGGAAATCGCGGCGGCTAACAGGCGCGGTGTTTGCTATTTGAGTCGGATTCCTCCGCACATGGATCACGTTACGCTTCGTCAGATTCTCTCTCAGTTTGGAGAGTTGCAACGGATTTATCTCACGCCTGAAA ATCCTACTGCTCAAGCACATCGTAAGCGAGCTGGGAAGTTTCAACAGCAAGTATTTTCAGAAGG ATGGGTAGAATTTACGGATAAAAGGGTTGCCAAGAGGGTTGCCAATATGTTAAATGGTGAACAAATTG GTGGGAGAAAGAGGTCGTCATTCTATTATGATCTTTGGAATATCAAGTATTTAAGTAAATTCAAGTGGGACGATCTTACTGCAGAGATCG CTTACAAGAGTGCTGTTCGGGAGCAGAAACTAGCTCTAGAAATTTCTGCTGCCAAAAAGGAACGGGATTTTTATCTTTCTAAAGTTGATAAGTCCCGTGCTTTGAATTCTATAGAACGACGATTGGAGAAG AAGCAAAAGCTCAAACAAGGGGTGGGAATGAACTCTGAGCTCCCTGTTAGCCAGCGGGTAGCAAAGGTGATTCGCCACTTCCCACAAAAGCAACCGGTTGCAGATAATGGTGGACGAGCCAAACCCCAACTTTCTAAAGACATCCTGGGTGGG GTATTTGGTGGCTCTTAG
- the LOC122302664 gene encoding serrate RNA effector molecule homolog isoform X2, with amino-acid sequence MAKIEEKSSKKEGTNLLGAPTFTELDNGRFKCVETGHEVLAKDRESYSHSKRCRSGLIGFALSQNKPPLNIFNSKLICKLTGDTINKSEEHIWKHINGKRFLNKLEVKEAEKLSSDGLVEEQGEQKPQKASKPSADGLKKKKKKKKKKKKKNDKNEDKAKQVDDIISGVRNLSDEEEIDSEEADFWMPPAGERWDFDDGGDRWCSGSESGQESDEVNAMGTELDGKLLSSDGPAEEGSKETEELPKQTKRTSIEIGPSSFASRKKSKKNTN; translated from the exons ATGGCGAAGATCGAAGAGAAGTCGTCGAAGAAGGAAGGGACCAACTTGCTGGGCGCGCCTACCTTCACGGAGCTCGATAATGGACGGTTCAAGTGCGTGGAGACCGGCCACGAAGTGCTCGCCAAAGACAGGGAATCCTACTCTCATTCCAAACGCTGCCGTTCGGGTCTCATCGGCTTCGCTTTGTCCCAAAACAAGCCTCCTCTCAATATATTCAA TTCGAAGTTGATATGTAAGCTGACAGGAGACACCATAAATAAGTCTGAGGAACATATATGGAAGCACATCAATGGCAAACGATTCCTCAACAAATTAG AGGTAAAGGAAGCAGAAAAGCTATCCTCGGACGGACTAGTAGAAGAGCAGGGTGAGCAGAAGCCACAAAAAGCATCAAAGCCATCCGCAGAtggtttgaagaagaagaagaagaagaagaagaagaaaaagaagaagaatgacaAAAATGAGGATAAAGCCAAACAAGTTGATGATATCATCTCCGGAGTGAGGAATTTGTCTGATGAGGAggagattgattcagaagaagCAGATTTCTGGATGCCTCCTGCGGGAGAACGCTGGGATTTTGATGATGGTGGAGATCGATGGTGTTCTGGTTCAGAGTCGGGGCAGGAAAGTGACGAGGTTAATGCAATGG GTACTGAACTTGATGGTAAATTATTATCATCGGATGGTCCAGCTGAAGAAGGCAGCAAGGAGACAGAAGAGCTACCCAAGCA GACAAAAAGGACGTCCATTGAAATTGGACCTAGCAGTTTTGCTTCAAGGAAGAAGAGTAAGAAAAAcacaaattaa
- the LOC122302665 gene encoding probable methyltransferase PMT9, whose translation MKRKGELSSISKLLKYVLVGLIALLGLACLFYGSSVAPGSRRSDDEAHGFDGNDPVIGGFVRNHDPEDLLEDQEHNPEVPKSIPICDLRFSELIPCLDRNLIYQLKWKPNLMLMEHYERHCPPQERRYNCLVPPPVGYKVPIRWPASRDEVWKANIPHTHLAQEKSDQNWMIVNGDKINFPGGGTHFHYGADKYIISLAKMLKFPGDKLHNGGNIRNVFDVGCGVASFGAYLLPLDIIAMSLAPNDVHENQIQFALERGIPATLGVLATKRLPYPSRSFELAHCSRCRIDWLQRDGILLLELDRLLRPGGYFVYSSPEAYARDPENRRIWNDMYNLLKRMCWRVVAKQGQTVIWAKPLTNSCYLKREPQTLPVLCSSDDDPDATWNVSMKACISPYSAKMHKQKGSGLVPWPQRLTAAPPRLEEIGVSREEFQEDISIWRFRVIEYWKQMKSATQKDSIRNVMDMNSNLGGFAAALGDKDVWVMNVAPVSASARLKIIYDRGLIGTVHDWCEAFSTYPRTYDLLHAWTVFSEIDKHGCSAEDLLIEMDRMLRPDGIVIIRDKPSVINYIRKFVTALRWDGWVSEVEPRIDALSLSEERVLIAKKKLWDEAIITI comes from the exons ATGAAGCGCAAGGGCGAGCTGAGTTCCATCTCTAAACTGCTTAAGTATGTCCTTGTAGGTCTCATTGCGCTTCTCGGGTTGGCTTGTTTGTTCTACGGGTCGTCCGTAGCTCCGGGCTCGCGTAGATCTGACGACGAAGCTCACGGCTTCGACGGAAACGACCCCGTTATCGGCGGCTTCGTTCGGAATCACGATCCCGAAGATTTGCTTGAGGACCAAGAGCACAATCCTGAGGTCCCCAAAAGCATTCCT ATCTGTGATTTGAGATTCTCGGAGTTGATACCATGTTTAGATAGAAACCTTATCTACCAACTGAAATGGAAGCCCAATTTGATGTTAATGGAGCACTATGAACGTCACTGCCCACCTCAGGAGCGCCGATATAATTGCCTGGTTCCACCGCCAGTTGGTTATAAG GTCCCTATAAGATGGCCGGCAAGTAGGGATGAAGTGTGGAAGGCAAATATACCCCACACACATCTTGCACAAGAGAAATCGGACCAGAATTGGATGATTGTTAATGGGGATAAGATAAATTTTCCTGGTGGAGGTACCCATTTCCATTATGGAGCTGACAAGTACATCATTTCCCTTGCTAAG ATGCTGAAGTTTCCGGGTGATAAACTCCACAACGGTGGAAATATACGAAATGTTTTTGATGTGGGTTGTGGTGTTGCAAGTTTTGGAGCCTATCTTCTTCCCCTCGACATCATAGCTATGTCCCTTGCACCTAATGATGTACATGAGAATCAAATACAATTTGCACTAGAGAGGGGCATTCCAGCAACTCTTGGTGTATTGGCTACCAAAAGACTTCCTTATCCTAGCAGATCATTTGAACTGGCTCATTGTTCACGTTGTCGAATTGATTGGCTTCAAAGAGATGGAATTCTCTTATTAGAACTCGACAGATTACTAAGACCCGGAGGGTACTTCGTATATTCTTCTCCTGAAGCTTATGCGCGTGATCCAGAAAATCGAAGGATCTGGAATGATATGTACAATCTTCTAAAAAGAATGTGCTGGAGAGTTGTTGCAAAGCAAGGCCAGACTGTTATATGGGCAAAGCCACTGACAAATAGCTGTTACTTGAAGAGAGAACCTCAGACATTGCCCGTTTTGTGCAGTTCTGATGATGATCCTGATGCAACTTGGAATGTGTCCATGAAGGCGTGCATCTCCCCCTACTCTGCAA AGATGCACAAACAGAAGGGGAGTGGGCTAGTTCCTTGGCCACAGAGGCTTACTGCAGCACCCCCTCGCCTGGAAGAAATAGGTGTGAGCAGGGAGGAATTCCAAGAGGACATc AGCATTTGGCGTTTTAGAGTTATTGAATACTGGAAGCAGATGAAATCTGCCACACAGAAGGATTCCATCAGAAATGTTATGGATATGAACTCAAATCTTGGTGGGTTTGCTGCTGCCCTTGGTGACAAAGATGTGTGGGTGATGAATGTTGCCCCTGTCAGTGCATCTGCCAGATTAAAGATTATATATGATCGAGGCTTAATTGGAACTGTTCATGACTG GTGTGAAGCATTTTCTACATATCCACGTACATATGATCTTCTGCATGCCTGGACGGTGTTTTCAGAGATTGATAAACATGGGTGTAGTGCAGAGGATCTACTGATTGAAATGGATCGAATGCTACGACCAGATGGGATTGTCATCATTAGAGACAAACCTTCTGTCATAAACTATATTCGGAAGTTTGTGACTGCCTTAAGGTGGGATGGCTGGGTATCAGAAGTAGAACCGAGGATTGATGCACTCTCCTTGAGCGAAGAAAGAGTTTTGATTGCAAAAAAGAAGTTGTGGGATGAGGCAATTATAACGATATGA
- the LOC122302668 gene encoding pentatricopeptide repeat-containing protein At4g35850, mitochondrial, translated as MKLLLRSITGQHRSVARELGRRYFAASTEEYAKRNYANNVSEYNTVVGSLTAQRRHFLLRDVYDDMMLDGVQPTRDVFHSLIVGTMKGARLQDGFYFKDQMKVMGLLPDVNLFNILISLSGKCKNSDQAIQILEEMKKSEVKPNAQTFVCLLNACAAAGRLDRVYAIVRDMTAAGVGLNKFCYAGLIAAHKNKMPVADDFATKVIEFVDRSKEFLPVDTTSVTAENLMMGVSEEELYNLPTAEYVNRRGAFLNRQLTVYHVALHGCADLRNVEVMETLLEMLKNNGKTPDVFIIIQTMRCYLHSGDIDRGLKTFEDYMNSGKPPAVELYVTLVEGAMVGHTPKGMQLAQDTLVNMNSRGFFLSPKIGSDLLLLASGEKTGGYTTANYIWDLMQARKVTPSLPAVEAYYKGLKDREIPEDDPRLLLVSRTYDNLRARFGTGPGRP; from the exons ATGAAGCTCCTCCTCCGATCTATCACTG GGCAGCATAGGTCAGTGGCTCGAGAACTGGGACGTCGGTACTTCGCGGCGTCCACAGAAGAATACGCCAAGCGAAACTACGCAAATAATGTTTCCGAGTACAACACCGTCGTCGGCTCCCTCACTGCCCAAAGAAG GCATTTCTTGTTGAGGGATGTTTACGATGATATGATGCTGGATGGAGTGCAGCCCACTAGGGACGTGTTCCATTCACTGATAGTGGGGACCATGAAAGGCGCCCGCTTGCAGGATGGCTTTTACTTCAAGGACCAAATGAAAGTCATGGGTTTGCTTCCTGAT GTtaatttattcaacattttGATCTCATTAAGCGGGAAATGCAAAAACTCTGACCAGGCAATCCAG ATTttggaagaaatgaagaaatctGAAGTGAAGCCTAATGCTCAAACTTTTGTCTGTCTACTCAATGCATGTGCAGCAGCAGGCCGTTTAGATCGAGT GTATGCAATTGTTCGTGATATGACTGCTGCTGGTGTTGGGTTGAACAAGTTTTGCTATGCGGGACTTATAGCTGCACACAAGAACAAGATGCCTGTAGCAGATGATTTTGCCACCAAA GTCATTGAGTTTGTTGATAGGTCCAAAGAGTTTCTACCAGTTGATACAACAAGTGTAACTGCTGAAAATTTGATGATGGGTGTTTCAGAAGAAGAGCTGTATAATCTACCCACTGCCGAATATGTTAACAGGCGTGGAGCTTTTTTAAATAGGCAACTGACTGTTTATCATGTTGCACTTCATGGCTGTGCAGACCTCAGGAATGTAGAG GTGATGGAAACTTTGTTGGAAATGCTAAAGAACAATGGAAAAACTCCTGATGTCTTCATCATTATACAAACTATGAG GTGCTATTTACATTCAGGGGACATTGATCGCGGTCTTAAAACGTTTGAGGACTACATGAATTCAGGGAAGCCTCCGGCAGTGGAACTATATGTG ACACTTGTGGAGGGAGCCATGGTTGGGCATACTCCCAAGGGAATGCAACTTGCTCAAGACACTCTG GTAAATATGAATTCCAGGGGCTTCTTCCTGAGCCCAAAAATTGGGAGTGATCTCCTCCTTTTAGCATCTGGAGAAAAG ACTGGCGGATATACTACCGCCAACTATATATGGGATCTGATGCAAGCTCGCAAAGTGACTCCCTCACTTCCTGCTGTGGAAGCGTATTACAAGGGCTTGAAA GACCGCGAGATACCAGAAGATGATCCACGACTGTTACTGGTTTCTCGGACTTATGACAACCTTCGGGCGAGATTTGGAACGGGACCCGGAAGACCTTAG
- the LOC122302666 gene encoding E3 ubiquitin-protein ligase RGLG2, whose amino-acid sequence MGGGSSKGGSWRQASSLRSNSSSRSGYQFPYESQSYSPQQSYSSQQYHPPSQEYGSQDYGGGQASNNSSNQESRFSRIADNYNSLEQVTEALARAGLESSNLIVGIDFTKSNEWTGAKSFNRRSLHHIGDGLNPYQQAISIIGKTLAAFDEDNLIPCFGFGDASTHDKDVFSFYSDERFCNGFEEVLSRYKEIVPHLRLAGPTSFAPIIEMAMTIVEESGGQYHVLLIIADGQVTRSVDTEHGKLSPQEQNTVDAIVKASKFPLSIVLVGVGDGPWDMMKKFDDNIPSRDFDNFQFVNFTEIMSKNVAPPRKEAEFALAALMEIPSQYKATIELNILGGRKGFSPQRVPLPAPLYGAASSSSLKPSHPSSFEPSVPHYHADSRPVSSAPPASSSTHDNQLCPICLSNSKDMAFGCGHQTCCECGRDLQSCPICRSPIQTRIKLY is encoded by the exons ATGGGAGGTGGGAGTTCAAAAGGGGGAAGTTGGAGGCAAGCTTCATCTCTCCGTTCGAATTCTTCTTCACGGAGTGGATATCAATTCCCTTACGAGAGTCAGAGCTATTCGCCCCAACAATCATATTCGTCGCAGCAGTACCATCCTCCTTCACAAGAATATGGCTCACAAGACTATGGTGGTGGTCAGGCCTCTAATAATAGCAGTAATCAGGAGAGTAGGTTTTCGAGAATCGCCGATAATTACAATTCCTTGGAGCAG GTGACTGAAGCTCTTGCACGTGCTGGCCTTGAGTCTTCCAATCTTATTGTTGGTATTGATTTCACAAAGAGCAACGAGTGGACAG GTGCAAAGTCATTTAACAGGCGGAGTTTGCATCACATAGGAGATGGTCTAAATCCCTATCAACAAGCAATATCCATTATTGGGAAGACCCTGGCTGCATTTGATGAGGACAACTTGATTCCATGTTTTGGATTTggagatg CGTCAACACACGATAAAGATGTCTTCAGTTTCTATTCAGACGAGAGATTTTGTAATGGCTTTGAGGAAGTGTTGAGTCGCTATAAGGAAATTGTCCCCCACTTACGACTTGCAG GACCAACTTCATTTGCACCAATAATTGAGATGGCTATGACCATCGTGGAGGAGAGTGGTGGCCAATACcatgttttattaataattgcAGATGGACAG GTAACTAGAAGTGTTGATACTGAGCATGGCAAGCTAAGCCCGCAGGAGCAGAATACTGTTGATGCTATTGTTAAAGCAAG CAAGTTCCCTCTGTCAATTGTATTAGTTGGGGTTGGAGATGGACCTTGGGATATgatgaagaaatttgatgacaaTATCCCTTCTAGGGACTTTGACAATTTTCAA ttTGTGAATTTTACGGAAATAATGTCGAAGAATGTGGCTCCACCCCGAAAGGAGGCAGAATTTGCTCTAGCAGCCTTGATGGAAATTCCTTCCCAGTACAAGGCAACTATAGAGCTTAACATACTGGG TGGTAGGAAGGGCTTTTCTCCCCAACGGGTTCCCCTCCCCGCGCCTCTCTATGGTGCAGCATCTTCCAGCAGCTTGAAACCTTCTCATCCTTCAAGTTTTGAACCCAGTGTCCCTCATTATCATGCAGACAGCAGGCCTGTCAGCTCAGCTCCACCTGCTAGTAGTTCCACCCATGATAACCAG CTTTGCCCCATTTGCCTCAGTAATTCCAAGGACATGGCCTTTGGCTGTGGGCATCAG ACGTGTTGCGAATGTGGAAGAGACCTCCAGTCATGCCCAATATGTCGGAGCCCAATTCAGACCAGAATAAAACTCTACTAG
- the LOC122302208 gene encoding LOW QUALITY PROTEIN: protein SIEVE ELEMENT OCCLUSION B (The sequence of the model RefSeq protein was modified relative to this genomic sequence to represent the inferred CDS: inserted 2 bases in 2 codons; deleted 4 bases in 3 codons; substituted 4 bases at 4 genomic stop codons), whose protein sequence is MAMSLTAKFPYQRLGHGVGFDDHDEERERVVMRPRGWYRFKRMSIRRRFRLRVPNLRRFLRRKVRLLSAVRVSWSWAKVARRLKESQAHFGDLFAGNYLFIQINPSSLKCLKKDNDLNGLSSRYSLPRGTQAQIENMEDKTHQANFLVMLDALSYTIDRIASEIEHKASSGTDARQTTLSMFDLYISSFAWDAKPVLAVAAFALNNKESWLLAHINSTNYLDKSMALLNKPRXLDALNDLIKAIVEVSRCVVXLKELPSMYITQDVPXTAVYWTIRSIVACTAQISSFTSWGHEYVLPSGTESWELSTLAHKLKTIRDHLKKQLETCYQYIGKRRDNEDFQTLVNLFQMMHIDNIKPPKELIYTRDDLQPLVDGSSKKRVDIEVLRRKNVLLLISTLGISQDELLILEQIYNESRLHPTKQYVQYEVVWIPIVNSSVQWVDSMQKRFEELQSGMPWYTMYHPSLIRKVVMKFIRERWHFRNKPILVVLDPXGRAVSPNAIHMMCIXGSNAFPFNRLREEAPWRDETWRLELLVDGIDQTMLNWVSXRRKIQFLYGGDGIEWIRKFTNAARAVSVAAHIPIEMVYVGKGSKREKVQRAIATITIEKLSTCWQDLTMIWFFWTRLESMLFSKIQVGKVDDHISPTMQEIKKLLTYDREGGWAVLSKGSSVVVNGHGNTILPTLLEFDSWKQNVSLHGFDLAFKNHHDMLRGISRFDFSHVAGNIPGGMRCPECQRSMEKYTTFPCCHDKGILSILQ, encoded by the exons ATGGCCATGTCTTTGACTGCCAAGTTCCCTTACCAAAGACTTGGACACGGAGTTGGGTTTGACGATCATgatgaagaaagagagagagtggttATGAGACCGAGAGGGTGGTACAGGTTCAAAAGGATGTCCATAAGGAGGAGATTCAGGCTCAGGGTTCCAAACTTGAGAAGGTTCTTGAGGAGGAAAGTCAGACTTTTATCTGCAGTCAGAGTGTCATGGTCTTGGGCAAAGGTGGCGAGGAGATTGAAGGAGAGTCAGGCTCATTTTGGTGATCTTTTTGCAGGAAACTACCTGTTCATTCAAATCAACCCTTCCTCATTGAAGTGCCTCAAGAAGGACAACGACCTTAATGGCTTGTCCTCTAGGTACTCCCTTCCAAGA GGTACGCAAGCACAAATTGAAAACATGGAGGACAAGACCCACCAAGCCAATTTCCTTGTCATGCTTGATGCTCTGTCTTATACAATTGATCGAATTGCTTCCGAG ATAGAACATAAGGCTTCCAGTGGCACGGATGCACGCCAAACGACACTCTCAATGTTTGACTTG TATATATCTTCCTTTGCATGGGATGCTAAGCCAGTGCTGGCCGTAGCGGCTTTTGCTTTGAACAATAAAGAATCCTGGCTGCTTGCCCATATTAACTCAACAAACTACCTTGACAAATCAATGGCGCTCCTCAACAAACCCCGA TAATTGGATGCACTTAATGATCTAATTAAGGCGATAGTAGAAGTGAGCCGTTGTGTGGTTTAGCTTAAAGAACTACCATCCATGTATATCACCCAAGATGTAC GCACAGCTGTCTACTGGACCATAAGGAGTATTGTGGCTTGCACAGCTCAAATTAGTAGCTTCACTAGCTGGGGTCACGAGTATGTTTTACC ATCCGGCACAGAATCATGGGAGCTATCCACCCTAGCTCACAAGCTCAAAACCATACGAGACCATCTCAAGAAGCAGCTGGAAACATGCTACCAATACATAGGGAA GAGGAGAGACAATGAAGATTTTCAGACGCTTGTCAATCTTTTTCAGATGATGCACATTGACAACATAAAGCCTCCCAAGGAGTTGATTTACACTAGGGATGATCTGCAGCCTCTC GTAGATGGTTCCTCCAAGAAAAGG GTTGACATAGAGGTTCTTAGGAGGAAGAATGTGTTATTGCTCATTTCGACCCTTGGCATCTCCCAAGACGAGCTCTTGATTCTTGAACAAATTTACAATGAGTCCAGGCTCCACCCAACGAAGCAATACGTTCAGTATGAGGTTGTGTGGATCCCGATTGTGAATAGTTCTGTCCAGTGGGTTGATTCCATGCAAAAACGGTTTGAGGAGCTACAGTCTGGCATGCCATGGTACACGATGTACCACCCTTCCTTGATAAGGAAGGTGGTGATGAAGTTCATCAGGGAAAGGTGGCACTTCAGGAATAAGCCAATCCTTGTGGTGCTAGACC ATGGAAGAGCGGTGTCTCCTAATGCAATCCACATGATGTGCATTTAGGGAAGTAATGCCTTCCCTTTCAATAGGTTGAGAGAAGAAGCTCCCTGGAGGGATGAGACTTGGAGGCTTGAGCTGTTAGTGGATGGCATCGACCAAACAATGCTGAACTGGGTAa GTTAAAGAAGGAAAATACAATTTCTGTATGGAGGGGATGGCATTGAATGGATTCGAAAATTTACAAACGCGGCACGCGCTGTTTCGGTGGCAGCACACATACCCATAGAGATGGTCTACGTTGGAAAAGGTAGCAAAAGGGAAAAAGTCCAGCGAGCCATAGCGACCATCACAATAGAGAAGCTGAGTACCTGCTGGCAAGACCTAACCATGATATGGTTCTTCTGGACCCGCCTTGAAAGCATGTTGTTCTCCAAGATTCAAGTAGGCAAGGTTGACGATCACATCTCTCCCACGATGCAAGAGATCAAGAAGCTGCTTACCTACGACAGAGAAGGCGGCTGGGCTGTGCTCAGCAAAGGGTCTAGCGTGGTGGTAAATGGGCATGGGAACACAATACTGCCCACTTTGTTGGAGTTTGATTCATGGAAGCAAAATGTTTCCTTGCATGGCTTTGATTTGGCTTTCAAGAACCACCATGACATGCTTCGTGGTATTTCTCGCTTTGACTTCTCGCATGTTGCTGGAAATATCCCGGGAGGCATGAGATGCCCCGAGTGTCAACGCAGCATGGAGAAATACACTACTTTCCCCTGCTGCCATGATAAGGGCATTCTAAGCATATTGCAGTAG
- the LOC122302664 gene encoding uncharacterized protein LOC122302664 isoform X1: MAKIEEKSSKKEGTNLLGAPTFTELDNGRFKCVETGHEVLAKDRESYSHSKRCRSGLIGFALSQNKPPLNIFKQDPLSRSKLICKLTGDTINKSEEHIWKHINGKRFLNKLEVKEAEKLSSDGLVEEQGEQKPQKASKPSADGLKKKKKKKKKKKKKNDKNEDKAKQVDDIISGVRNLSDEEEIDSEEADFWMPPAGERWDFDDGGDRWCSGSESGQESDEVNAMGTELDGKLLSSDGPAEEGSKETEELPKQTKRTSIEIGPSSFASRKKSKKNTN; this comes from the exons ATGGCGAAGATCGAAGAGAAGTCGTCGAAGAAGGAAGGGACCAACTTGCTGGGCGCGCCTACCTTCACGGAGCTCGATAATGGACGGTTCAAGTGCGTGGAGACCGGCCACGAAGTGCTCGCCAAAGACAGGGAATCCTACTCTCATTCCAAACGCTGCCGTTCGGGTCTCATCGGCTTCGCTTTGTCCCAAAACAAGCCTCCTCTCAATATATTCAAGCAAGACCCTCTCTCCCG TTCGAAGTTGATATGTAAGCTGACAGGAGACACCATAAATAAGTCTGAGGAACATATATGGAAGCACATCAATGGCAAACGATTCCTCAACAAATTAG AGGTAAAGGAAGCAGAAAAGCTATCCTCGGACGGACTAGTAGAAGAGCAGGGTGAGCAGAAGCCACAAAAAGCATCAAAGCCATCCGCAGAtggtttgaagaagaagaagaagaagaagaagaagaaaaagaagaagaatgacaAAAATGAGGATAAAGCCAAACAAGTTGATGATATCATCTCCGGAGTGAGGAATTTGTCTGATGAGGAggagattgattcagaagaagCAGATTTCTGGATGCCTCCTGCGGGAGAACGCTGGGATTTTGATGATGGTGGAGATCGATGGTGTTCTGGTTCAGAGTCGGGGCAGGAAAGTGACGAGGTTAATGCAATGG GTACTGAACTTGATGGTAAATTATTATCATCGGATGGTCCAGCTGAAGAAGGCAGCAAGGAGACAGAAGAGCTACCCAAGCA GACAAAAAGGACGTCCATTGAAATTGGACCTAGCAGTTTTGCTTCAAGGAAGAAGAGTAAGAAAAAcacaaattaa